The region CATATTTATTGACAACATCCCGAACTAATTCAATAACGCGTCTCTTCATTCTATTCATTACTTATTATCCTCTGTAGGAGAAAGAATACGCTTGAGGTACAGATACAACTCAAGCCATTCTGTCGGCGAGGTAGGTTGCCTACCGCGAAAGTTGACTTTTAGCAATGACTCCTTCCAGTCATCATCTATTTCATACCGAGTCTCATACTCTTTTAAAAACGATTGAAATCCCTCCGGATAATTAGTATTTGACGATTCCCCAAGCTCTTCGACACCACTAATAAGATCTTTGACGGAGATGTTATATGCCTTAGCAACCTTCCGGAGCGTATCAACGGATGGATTGACAACATCGCGTTCCATATCCGAAAGATAGGGTATAGACAGCTCTGAACGTTGACTCAGTTCCTTTAACGTCAACTGATTTTCCCTACGAATGAAACGGAGTC is a window of Candidatus Poribacteria bacterium DNA encoding:
- a CDS encoding helix-turn-helix transcriptional regulator; its protein translation is MKLSQRLRFIRRENQLTLKELSQRSELSIPYLSDMERDVVNPSVDTLRKVAKAYNISVKDLISGVEELGESSNTNYPEGFQSFLKEYETRYEIDDDWKESLLKVNFRGRQPTSPTEWLELYLYLKRILSPTEDNK